The Thermosynechococcus sp. genome has a segment encoding these proteins:
- a CDS encoding cation-translocating P-type ATPase: protein MSLSSSLDSHAPEVAILRVSGLRCAGCVRSLENQLKEQPGVEAAAVNLVTGTAVVTYSPHRTTPIAIVESLNQGRFQATLAEANALLELPTAAAETSLPRLAIALVLLILSSIGHGIHLLPGHWPMLEAMIWHWGLATIALVLPGWEILQQGITGLIQGRPNMNTLVALGALGAYLTSTVAWLWPVLGWECFFDEPVMILGFILLGRSLEQQARQQAQRDLRSLLALQPKQALWQPSLTASDRWPIPVSRIQVGDWLWVDAGEPFPADGTIVTGETLVDESMLTGESLPVVKGVGASVLAGSRNAGAAVTLRVERCGRASFLGQILELVVQAQNRKAPVQQMADVVAGYFGYGVLLLAAGTALFWRAIAPHVFPEITNNTPLLPLKLALSVLVIACPCALGLATPIALLVGTSHAAAKGLIIRGGDVLERTQQLNTVVFDKTGTLTTGELEVAESHLYGQCSLETVLYLLASLEHQSRHPLAVAIQKAWAATNQTTALATVTGLETALGLGISGWIEGHYYQAGRLSWLRDQGIDCPPLAVETHVALACDRQLMAVVTFRDRLRPEAVSTIQALQAQGYEIHVLTGDTAKAAQQLLEPLGLLPANIHTDLQPQQKLALIEEWQTKGKTVAMVGDGMNDAPALTAAQVGISLGTGTEVAIEAADIILTRNHLEDVLTVLALSRATFRKIQQNLFWAVAYNIVGIPVAAGVGLPLWGLSLTPGLAAACMAGSSIAVVLNSLSLSRAN, encoded by the coding sequence GTGTCCCTAAGTTCAAGTCTTGATTCCCACGCCCCTGAGGTGGCAATTCTGCGGGTGAGCGGCTTGCGTTGTGCTGGCTGTGTGCGATCGCTGGAAAATCAGTTAAAAGAGCAGCCGGGCGTAGAGGCTGCGGCAGTGAATCTAGTGACGGGAACCGCCGTTGTCACCTACTCCCCCCATAGGACAACCCCCATCGCTATTGTCGAGAGCTTAAACCAAGGCCGCTTTCAAGCCACCCTTGCAGAAGCCAATGCCCTTTTGGAACTGCCCACGGCCGCTGCAGAAACCTCTTTGCCAAGGTTGGCGATCGCCCTTGTGCTCTTAATTCTCTCCAGCATTGGCCACGGCATTCACCTACTACCGGGACACTGGCCCATGTTAGAAGCCATGATCTGGCATTGGGGGCTAGCGACGATTGCCCTTGTCCTGCCGGGGTGGGAAATTTTGCAGCAAGGGATAACAGGCCTCATCCAAGGTCGCCCAAATATGAATACGCTGGTGGCTCTTGGGGCCTTGGGGGCTTACCTCACCAGTACGGTGGCGTGGCTGTGGCCGGTCTTGGGGTGGGAGTGTTTCTTTGATGAACCTGTGATGATCCTTGGCTTTATTTTGCTGGGGCGATCGCTGGAGCAACAAGCACGTCAACAGGCGCAACGGGACTTGCGATCGCTCCTCGCCCTGCAGCCAAAACAGGCACTATGGCAACCGAGTTTGACCGCTAGCGATCGCTGGCCCATTCCCGTCAGTCGTATCCAGGTGGGAGACTGGCTGTGGGTGGATGCTGGAGAACCTTTTCCCGCCGATGGCACCATTGTGACCGGGGAAACCTTGGTGGATGAATCCATGCTCACGGGGGAATCTCTACCGGTGGTCAAAGGCGTGGGGGCATCCGTTCTAGCGGGCAGTCGCAATGCTGGTGCTGCCGTTACCCTACGGGTAGAACGCTGTGGCCGTGCCTCATTTTTGGGACAGATTTTAGAGCTAGTGGTGCAGGCACAAAATCGCAAAGCACCGGTGCAGCAAATGGCAGATGTGGTGGCTGGCTATTTTGGCTATGGCGTGTTGCTCTTAGCGGCCGGCACCGCTCTTTTTTGGAGGGCGATCGCCCCCCATGTCTTCCCAGAAATAACCAATAACACGCCCCTATTGCCCCTAAAGCTGGCCTTAAGTGTGCTGGTGATTGCCTGTCCCTGTGCCCTTGGCCTTGCCACTCCGATCGCCCTTCTTGTGGGCACCAGTCATGCCGCTGCCAAAGGCTTAATTATTCGCGGTGGCGATGTTCTCGAGCGCACTCAACAGTTGAACACAGTTGTGTTTGATAAGACGGGCACACTGACGACGGGTGAACTCGAAGTTGCAGAGAGCCACCTGTACGGGCAGTGCTCCTTAGAAACAGTCCTGTACCTACTGGCCAGCCTAGAGCACCAGAGTCGCCATCCCCTGGCAGTGGCGATTCAGAAGGCATGGGCTGCCACAAACCAGACAACAGCACTAGCAACGGTCACCGGGCTGGAAACTGCCCTTGGACTGGGGATCAGTGGTTGGATTGAGGGGCATTACTATCAAGCGGGACGTCTCAGTTGGCTGCGTGATCAGGGCATTGACTGCCCTCCCCTAGCGGTAGAAACCCATGTGGCCTTGGCCTGCGATCGCCAGTTGATGGCGGTGGTAACCTTTCGCGATCGCCTACGCCCAGAGGCAGTGAGCACCATTCAAGCCCTGCAAGCCCAAGGCTATGAGATTCATGTCCTCACGGGTGACACCGCCAAAGCGGCACAACAACTCCTAGAACCCCTCGGCCTACTCCCAGCCAATATCCACACCGATCTGCAACCACAGCAAAAGCTGGCCCTCATTGAGGAGTGGCAAACCAAGGGTAAAACCGTGGCGATGGTTGGGGATGGCATGAATGATGCCCCCGCTCTGACGGCAGCTCAGGTGGGGATTAGCCTTGGCACTGGTACAGAGGTGGCCATTGAAGCAGCAGATATTATCCTCACCCGCAATCATCTGGAGGATGTGCTCACCGTGCTGGCCCTCAGCCGTGCCACCTTCCGCAAAATTCAGCAGAATCTTTTTTGGGCAGTCGCCTACAATATCGTCGGCATACCCGTTGCAGCGGGTGTCGGGTTACCCCTGTGGGGACTCAGTCTCACGCCCGGACTTGCGGCCGCTTGTATGGCCGGCAGTTCGATTGCCGTTGTTCTGAATTCCCTAAGCCTCAGTCGAGCAAACTAG
- a CDS encoding ABC transporter permease: MLPLTVSRLWTISRNVFNETLRERVLYVTAVFAIGLALAIVILGQVSAGTQDKISLDVGIAGISLFGLLIAAFVGGGLLNKEIEKRTILVMLAKPISRAEFIIGKHLGLSAVLLVLVALMTLILFILMSLNQFAYPTGPLIVNSFYIALQLALLTAAALLFGSFTSSLIATLLTVALYFMGHFSQNLVILSQKMESDAVRQLMQLLYLIFPDLSRLDFKNTAVYGMLPSVPELVANAVYGVIYTVALLAIATWIFSSRNF; the protein is encoded by the coding sequence ATGTTGCCGCTAACGGTGAGTCGCCTCTGGACAATTAGCCGTAATGTTTTCAATGAAACACTGCGGGAGCGAGTTCTCTACGTCACTGCTGTTTTTGCCATTGGCCTAGCCTTAGCGATTGTAATTTTGGGACAGGTCTCAGCAGGAACCCAAGACAAAATTAGTCTTGATGTGGGGATAGCAGGAATTTCCCTCTTTGGCTTGCTGATTGCCGCCTTTGTCGGGGGTGGTTTGCTCAATAAAGAGATAGAAAAGCGCACGATTTTGGTGATGTTGGCGAAACCCATCAGCCGTGCAGAATTTATTATTGGCAAACATTTGGGCTTATCGGCGGTTCTGCTAGTACTGGTAGCACTGATGACGCTGATTCTGTTTATTCTCATGAGCTTGAATCAGTTTGCCTATCCCACTGGTCCTTTGATAGTGAACTCTTTCTACATTGCGCTGCAACTAGCCCTCTTGACGGCCGCCGCTTTGCTTTTTGGTAGTTTCACCAGTTCCTTGATTGCCACGCTCCTAACAGTGGCACTGTACTTTATGGGGCACTTTAGCCAAAACTTAGTCATCCTCAGCCAAAAGATGGAGAGTGACGCCGTACGGCAACTGATGCAGTTGCTCTATCTGATTTTTCCCGATTTATCCCGCTTGGATTTTAAGAATACGGCGGTCTATGGAATGCTGCCGTCTGTACCGGAACTCGTGGCCAATGCTGTTTATGGCGTGATTTATACGGTGGCACTGCTGGCGATCGCCACCTGGATTTTCTCCAGCCGCAACTTTTAG
- the smc gene encoding chromosome segregation protein SMC, giving the protein MYIKQLELTNFKSFGGTTVIPLRPGFTVISGPNGSGKSNLLDALLFALGLAGSKGMRAERLPDLVNHSQTRRSHSVVETRVTVTFALDAETEWRVTRRLRVTKQGTYTSTYAVNDQPCTLNELHDQLQAFCIYPQGYNVVLQGDVTDIISMNAKARREIIDELAGVADFDRKIAQAREKLDTVKEREERFRIVERELIQQRDRRQRDRLHAEKYQALRLELQEREQWLLVRQWQSHEEQKVQLQAQIQTLQQEQTQRQGQLQQKAQEMATAAAALEHLNQQVKALGEEEYLRLQATLAALHAQQRQCQHQQTAYQQQQEQLAEQLQQRQAQYHHQQAQHRQLAEELAQQRGDRSPLVTAVATSQAALEALRQQAQELHTAAQAWFQEHSQRRQRIDTLIHELEPSRSELSRLQERSQQLRQRQGELRQAATTLEAEQLELQDALTKAAAAVKQEEQQLQTIAQQLATAQQQLSLTEETYHRLEREQRQKQRELDQLEARQQAVEETQGSFAARLILSADLPGVFGLVAQLGQVEPRYQLALEIAAGARLGNIVVADDSVAAAAIALLKREQAGRATFLPLNKMARPKPLSPIVLAGCIDYALNLVTFEPQYAPIFAYVFGTTLVFESLEAARQYLGQYRIVTLEGDLLEPSGAMTGGSQRRTNTLRFNQGITPQESAEVQQVRDRLRELEGLLDGLLQERTHKQGRVNELSQALSEIRQSHRDRQRQWEQLQQQQQHLNRQQAELERQQQYLSQELTAAATELTQLQARLPQLEAELAAERLALNALEANPSHQQWQQVQAQLQAQEKIHAEHVAALQAVDHALGDRHRQLEQLERDLQQTEQEIQRLRQAQREMLCQQQALDQTLGDLATQVQRTQTALSELDTRLGHLKGDRDRHEYQLRQQQKNYQQLEWQYQKASETLTTLQAQLQELSTIEPPPLPQPLPAVPADLSLRDIQQQCQALEKQLRAMEPVNMLAIQEFEETQARLKELQEKLAVLAAERTEILLRIENFTTLRHRSFREAFDAVNANFQTIFATLSDGDGYLQLESPEDPFAGGLNLVAHPKGKPVQRLASMSGGEKSLTALSFIFALQRYRPSPFYAFDEVDMFLDGANVERLAKMIQQQSQQVQFIVVSLRRPMIEAAQHTIGITQARGQHTQVIGLDLTAHH; this is encoded by the coding sequence GTGTACATCAAACAGTTAGAACTCACGAATTTTAAGTCCTTTGGCGGCACCACTGTGATTCCGCTGCGGCCAGGGTTTACGGTCATTTCAGGCCCCAATGGCTCAGGGAAGTCGAACCTTTTGGATGCTTTGCTCTTTGCCCTCGGCCTTGCCGGTTCCAAAGGGATGCGGGCAGAACGCTTGCCAGATTTGGTGAACCATAGCCAAACGCGGCGCAGCCATAGTGTTGTTGAAACGCGAGTCACGGTGACATTTGCACTGGATGCCGAAACGGAATGGCGGGTAACGCGGCGACTGCGGGTCACTAAGCAGGGCACCTATACCTCGACCTACGCGGTGAATGATCAACCCTGCACACTGAATGAATTACACGATCAGTTACAGGCGTTTTGTATCTATCCCCAAGGCTATAACGTCGTCTTGCAGGGGGATGTCACTGACATTATTTCGATGAATGCCAAGGCACGGCGGGAAATCATTGACGAATTGGCGGGGGTGGCCGATTTTGACCGCAAGATTGCCCAAGCGCGCGAAAAATTAGATACGGTTAAGGAACGCGAAGAACGCTTTCGCATCGTTGAGCGGGAATTGATTCAACAGCGCGATCGCCGGCAACGGGATCGGCTGCACGCCGAAAAATATCAAGCCCTACGATTGGAACTGCAAGAGCGAGAGCAATGGCTACTAGTGCGCCAATGGCAGTCCCACGAAGAGCAAAAAGTGCAACTACAAGCACAGATCCAGACCCTACAACAGGAGCAAACCCAGCGCCAAGGGCAACTGCAACAAAAGGCACAGGAGATGGCCACGGCAGCCGCTGCCCTAGAACACCTCAATCAACAGGTGAAAGCCCTCGGTGAAGAAGAGTATCTCCGCCTCCAAGCAACGTTAGCGGCTCTCCATGCCCAACAGCGCCAATGTCAACACCAGCAAACCGCCTACCAACAGCAGCAAGAACAGTTGGCAGAACAACTCCAGCAACGGCAAGCCCAGTACCACCATCAACAGGCGCAACACCGGCAACTTGCTGAAGAGTTAGCACAGCAACGGGGCGATCGCTCCCCCTTGGTTACAGCGGTTGCCACCAGCCAAGCCGCCCTCGAGGCCCTGCGGCAGCAAGCTCAGGAGTTGCATACGGCCGCCCAAGCTTGGTTTCAGGAACACAGTCAGCGGCGGCAGCGGATTGATACCCTGATCCATGAACTGGAACCCAGTCGCAGTGAATTGTCTCGCCTGCAGGAGCGATCGCAACAATTGCGGCAGCGGCAGGGGGAATTGCGCCAAGCGGCCACCACCTTAGAAGCCGAACAATTGGAATTGCAAGACGCTCTAACAAAAGCTGCGGCAGCAGTCAAGCAAGAGGAGCAACAACTGCAAACCATCGCCCAGCAACTCGCGACAGCACAGCAACAATTGAGCCTCACAGAAGAAACCTATCACCGCCTTGAGCGGGAACAGCGCCAAAAGCAGCGGGAGCTCGATCAATTGGAAGCACGGCAACAAGCAGTTGAGGAAACCCAAGGCAGTTTTGCAGCGCGGCTCATTTTAAGTGCGGATCTCCCCGGTGTGTTTGGGCTGGTGGCACAGCTCGGCCAAGTGGAACCCCGCTATCAACTGGCCTTGGAAATTGCAGCTGGAGCGCGCCTGGGCAACATTGTTGTGGCAGATGACAGTGTCGCAGCGGCAGCGATCGCCCTCCTCAAGCGGGAGCAGGCAGGTAGAGCCACCTTTTTGCCTTTGAATAAGATGGCGCGTCCCAAGCCCCTCTCCCCCATTGTCTTGGCGGGCTGTATTGACTATGCGTTAAATCTCGTGACCTTTGAGCCGCAATATGCCCCCATTTTTGCCTATGTGTTTGGCACTACGCTGGTCTTTGAGAGCCTTGAGGCGGCGCGACAATACCTAGGGCAATATCGGATAGTCACGCTTGAGGGAGATTTGCTCGAACCCTCAGGGGCAATGACTGGGGGCAGCCAGCGTCGCACCAATACCCTGCGTTTTAATCAGGGCATCACCCCCCAAGAGTCGGCAGAAGTCCAACAGGTGCGCGATCGCCTGAGGGAATTGGAAGGCCTGTTAGATGGCCTGCTGCAGGAGCGCACTCACAAACAAGGGAGAGTGAATGAGCTGAGCCAAGCCCTGAGTGAAATCCGCCAAAGCCATCGCGATCGCCAGCGGCAATGGGAGCAACTGCAGCAACAACAGCAGCACCTAAACCGCCAGCAAGCAGAGTTAGAGCGCCAGCAGCAGTACCTTAGCCAAGAGTTAACCGCCGCCGCAACTGAACTCACTCAGCTACAGGCTCGCCTTCCTCAACTAGAGGCAGAACTTGCTGCAGAGCGCCTTGCCCTCAATGCCCTTGAAGCCAATCCTAGCCATCAGCAGTGGCAGCAGGTTCAGGCACAGCTTCAAGCCCAGGAAAAAATCCACGCGGAGCATGTGGCCGCCCTGCAAGCCGTGGATCACGCCTTGGGCGATCGCCACCGTCAACTAGAGCAACTGGAACGCGACCTACAACAAACAGAGCAGGAGATTCAGCGACTGCGCCAAGCCCAACGGGAAATGCTCTGTCAACAGCAAGCCCTCGATCAAACCCTTGGGGATCTAGCGACACAAGTTCAAAGAACGCAAACTGCCTTGAGTGAGTTGGACACCCGCCTTGGCCACCTCAAGGGCGATCGCGATCGCCATGAGTACCAACTGCGGCAGCAGCAAAAGAACTATCAGCAACTGGAATGGCAATACCAAAAAGCCAGCGAAACCCTGACCACGCTGCAAGCACAACTTCAGGAATTGAGTACCATTGAGCCACCTCCCTTGCCGCAGCCATTGCCGGCAGTACCCGCTGACCTCTCCCTTAGGGACATTCAACAGCAGTGCCAAGCCCTCGAAAAACAGCTCCGCGCCATGGAACCAGTCAATATGCTGGCAATTCAGGAATTTGAGGAAACACAAGCACGGCTCAAGGAGCTACAGGAGAAACTCGCCGTTCTGGCAGCAGAGCGCACGGAGATTTTGCTGCGGATTGAGAACTTCACCACCCTGCGTCACCGGTCCTTCCGTGAAGCCTTTGATGCCGTCAATGCGAACTTCCAAACGATTTTTGCCACCCTCTCCGATGGCGATGGCTATCTGCAACTCGAAAGTCCTGAAGATCCTTTTGCTGGTGGACTGAATCTGGTGGCGCATCCCAAAGGTAAGCCCGTCCAACGCTTGGCCTCAATGTCCGGGGGTGAAAAATCCCTAACGGCTCTCAGTTTTATCTTTGCCCTACAACGCTATCGCCCTTCCCCGTTTTATGCCTTCGATGAAGTGGATATGTTTCTCGATGGTGCCAATGTCGAGCGCCTTGCCAAAATGATTCAGCAGCAGAGCCAACAGGTGCAGTTTATTGTTGTCAGTCTGCGGCGACCAATGATTGAAGCGGCTCAGCACACCATTGGTATCACCCAAGCGCGGGGTCAACATACCCAAGTGATTGGCCTCGATTTGACGGCTCACCATTGA
- the trxB gene encoding thioredoxin-disulfide reductase, giving the protein MTPPRIENVVIIGSGPAGYTAAIYAARANLKPFMFEGYQIGGLPGGQLMTTTEVENFPGFPEGIQGPQLMARMKAQAARWGTEMVTEDVIQVDFSQRPFLISSAERQVYAHSVIICTGATAKRLHLPGEEQYWTKGVSACAICDGATPIFKDVALAVIGGGDSAAEEAVYLTKYGSHVHLLVRSDKMRASKAMQDRVFANPKITVHWQTEAREILGDGNLMTGLRITNKATGEESLLPVRGLFYAIGHTPNTQLFKDFLELDDVGYIITRHGTHTNVEGVFAAGDVQDHEYRQAVTAAGSGCMAALDAERWLSARGLIQEFHQTATATQPPETAKPTASPEQEFDPNAIKHRGSYALRKLFHESDRLLVVKYVSPTCGPCHTLKPILDRLVEEFDGKVQLIEIDITEDSAIAEQAGVTSTPTIQLFKNKELLEVIVGMKPKSQYRETIQRHLS; this is encoded by the coding sequence ATGACACCGCCACGGATTGAAAACGTTGTCATTATTGGTTCTGGCCCTGCGGGCTACACAGCGGCTATCTATGCTGCCCGTGCTAACCTGAAACCGTTTATGTTTGAGGGCTATCAAATTGGGGGGTTGCCCGGTGGCCAACTGATGACCACGACTGAAGTGGAAAACTTCCCCGGCTTTCCCGAAGGCATTCAAGGGCCACAACTGATGGCACGGATGAAGGCGCAAGCGGCGCGCTGGGGCACAGAAATGGTTACCGAAGATGTGATTCAGGTGGATTTTAGTCAACGCCCCTTTCTCATCAGCTCAGCGGAGCGGCAAGTCTATGCCCACAGCGTGATTATCTGTACGGGTGCCACGGCCAAACGCCTCCATTTGCCCGGCGAAGAGCAGTATTGGACCAAGGGCGTCTCTGCCTGTGCCATTTGTGATGGCGCAACGCCCATTTTCAAGGATGTGGCGTTAGCGGTGATTGGCGGCGGCGATAGTGCGGCAGAGGAAGCAGTTTATCTCACCAAGTATGGCTCCCACGTGCATCTTCTGGTGCGTAGTGACAAAATGCGAGCCAGTAAGGCTATGCAGGATCGTGTCTTTGCCAATCCTAAAATTACAGTTCACTGGCAAACCGAAGCACGGGAAATCCTTGGCGATGGCAACTTAATGACGGGTCTGCGGATTACCAATAAAGCTACGGGGGAAGAATCCCTCTTGCCGGTGCGGGGGTTATTCTATGCAATTGGTCACACACCCAATACCCAACTGTTCAAAGATTTTCTGGAATTGGACGATGTGGGCTACATTATTACCCGTCACGGTACCCATACGAATGTGGAGGGGGTCTTTGCCGCTGGGGATGTTCAAGACCATGAATACCGCCAAGCCGTAACAGCAGCAGGCAGTGGTTGTATGGCAGCCCTTGATGCAGAACGTTGGCTCTCAGCGCGGGGGCTCATTCAGGAGTTTCACCAAACGGCAACGGCGACCCAGCCCCCAGAGACGGCGAAACCCACTGCCTCTCCAGAACAGGAGTTTGATCCCAATGCCATTAAACATCGGGGCAGCTATGCCTTGCGCAAACTCTTCCACGAAAGCGATCGCCTCCTGGTGGTGAAATATGTCTCCCCCACCTGTGGTCCGTGCCATACCCTCAAGCCGATTTTGGATCGACTGGTGGAGGAATTCGACGGCAAAGTGCAGCTTATTGAAATTGACATCACTGAGGACAGCGCGATCGCTGAGCAAGCGGGGGTGACCAGTACCCCCACCATTCAACTGTTCAAAAATAAAGAACTCCTAGAGGTGATTGTCGGCATGAAACCCAAGAGTCAGTACCGCGAGACTATCCAACGCCACCTTTCCTAG
- a CDS encoding DUF3747 domain-containing protein, which produces MKYWQKLGLSLLTVVACLGTIAPRPAQANMFTQTEVDQSRYVVMAVPLARGGYRLLVVEQMKDTRPCWRESGSNPVVIDPLLTTFDFTGICGRATDSNGYSIRVAQQDLGLQYSLRIEQRDGELLLVGSSNRGGPRMVIGRTHGMQEGQFLKFHLEPTWRLTRRTYEGQVLGHVYFTNDTWETATGSAPAPAKPVSTETNIPTATTPQS; this is translated from the coding sequence ATGAAATACTGGCAAAAACTTGGCTTGAGCTTGTTGACAGTGGTGGCCTGTTTGGGAACAATTGCCCCTCGGCCGGCCCAAGCCAATATGTTTACGCAAACGGAAGTAGATCAAAGCCGCTATGTGGTGATGGCTGTGCCCCTGGCCCGCGGTGGCTATCGCCTACTGGTGGTGGAGCAAATGAAGGATACTCGCCCCTGCTGGCGTGAATCGGGCAGTAACCCTGTGGTGATTGATCCGCTGTTGACGACGTTTGACTTTACGGGCATTTGTGGTCGGGCTACGGATAGCAATGGCTACTCGATTCGGGTAGCGCAACAGGATTTAGGGTTGCAGTATAGTCTGCGCATTGAACAGAGGGATGGGGAGTTGCTCCTTGTTGGCAGTAGCAATCGCGGTGGTCCGCGGATGGTGATTGGCCGCACCCACGGTATGCAGGAAGGGCAATTTCTCAAATTCCATCTGGAACCCACTTGGCGGCTGACGCGGCGCACCTACGAAGGCCAAGTGCTGGGGCATGTTTATTTCACAAATGACACTTGGGAAACAGCCACAGGCAGCGCTCCTGCTCCTGCCAAGCCCGTCAGCACCGAAACCAACATCCCCACTGCAACAACGCCGCAAAGCTAG
- a CDS encoding sulfite exporter TauE/SafE family protein, protein MISEIGLLTVAGVVAGFVNAIAGGGTLISFPALVAIGLPPVVANLTSTVALVPGYLGAAVAQYQELKGQQGRLGWLFPTAVAGGITGAMLLLHTHEALFNALIPYLLLLAAVLLGVQEQVRVWLLRRISAPDMSEVGAIPLVFLAAVYGGYFGAGLSVILLAVLGVVLGESLKRLNGLKQILAFGINGAAAAFFVVSGEVVWSLAGGMAIATLVGGLLGGKCARVVDPRLLRCTVVLLAILLAIVYWLRQP, encoded by the coding sequence ATGATCAGCGAGATCGGGCTCCTTACTGTTGCGGGTGTGGTGGCGGGCTTTGTCAATGCTATTGCTGGTGGCGGCACCCTAATTAGTTTTCCAGCGTTGGTGGCGATCGGCTTGCCGCCAGTGGTTGCCAATCTCACTAGCACAGTTGCCTTGGTTCCCGGTTACTTGGGAGCGGCAGTGGCCCAATACCAAGAGCTCAAGGGGCAGCAAGGGCGCCTTGGTTGGCTCTTTCCCACTGCCGTGGCCGGGGGGATCACAGGGGCAATGTTACTGCTGCACACCCACGAGGCACTGTTCAATGCCTTAATTCCCTATTTGCTGCTTTTGGCCGCTGTTCTCTTGGGGGTTCAGGAGCAGGTGCGGGTCTGGTTACTGCGGCGCATCAGTGCTCCAGATATGTCTGAAGTGGGAGCCATTCCCCTGGTATTTCTAGCGGCGGTCTATGGCGGTTATTTTGGTGCGGGCTTGAGTGTGATTTTGCTGGCGGTGCTGGGTGTGGTTCTCGGGGAAAGCTTGAAGCGCCTCAATGGCTTGAAGCAAATTTTAGCCTTTGGGATCAATGGTGCTGCTGCTGCTTTTTTCGTCGTGTCTGGGGAGGTGGTGTGGTCGCTGGCTGGCGGGATGGCGATCGCCACCCTTGTTGGCGGCCTTCTAGGGGGTAAATGTGCCCGCGTGGTTGACCCCCGGCTGTTGCGTTGCACGGTTGTGCTTTTGGCCATCCTGTTGGCGATCGTCTATTGGCTGCGCCAGCCGTAG
- the smpB gene encoding SsrA-binding protein SmpB, translating to MGDSIKVLSENRQARFQYEILETYECGLVLLGTEVKSIRAGKVNLRDGFARIRNGEAWLMNVHISPHEGTNPSYNHEPLRDRKLLLHKQEIRKLVGKVEQKGLTLVPLKLYLKNGRVKVSLGLARGKKLHDKRQDLKQRQDKREMERAMKQR from the coding sequence ATGGGCGATAGCATCAAAGTCCTAAGTGAAAATCGCCAAGCGCGCTTCCAATACGAAATTCTGGAAACCTATGAATGTGGTCTCGTGTTGCTCGGCACCGAGGTAAAGTCTATTCGCGCTGGCAAGGTAAATTTACGGGATGGCTTTGCCCGCATCCGCAATGGTGAAGCGTGGTTGATGAATGTCCACATTTCGCCCCACGAAGGTACCAACCCATCCTATAACCATGAGCCCTTGCGCGATCGCAAGCTCCTTCTCCACAAGCAGGAGATCCGTAAGCTAGTGGGCAAAGTTGAACAAAAGGGGCTGACCCTTGTGCCCCTAAAGCTCTACCTGAAAAATGGTCGGGTCAAGGTCTCCCTAGGACTTGCCCGTGGTAAGAAACTCCACGACAAGCGCCAAGACCTCAAGCAACGGCAGGACAAGCGGGAAATGGAACGGGCAATGAAGCAACGCTAA